Within the Nitrospirota bacterium genome, the region GGAGCAGTCCTTCCTCCCGGGGCCCGTGGCCGGGCCGAGGTCCTGGGGGAGGTCCTCCAGGGTGAGGACCTCGCTCCGGGCGAGGATGACGGCGTGCTCCAGGGCGTGCTCCAGCTCCCGGACGTTCCCCGGCCAG harbors:
- a CDS encoding helix-turn-helix domain-containing protein gives rise to the protein WPGNVRELEHALEHAVILARSEVLTLEDLPQDLGPATGPGRKDCSDAIARALKETGGNKAKAARTLGISRRTLYRKLQSLALQGVVL